One stretch of Aeromicrobium fastidiosum DNA includes these proteins:
- a CDS encoding SURF1 family cytochrome oxidase biogenesis protein: MYRFMLSARWIGFAIFVIVLAALCTRLGFWQMHKLELRLDRNDIITQHFSTDPVDIDTAMPPGSAVDKTNEWTRVSATGTYDVDQQLTVKFTTRDGAPGVDVVTPLVLPSGDALLVDRGWMETQNTVKRPKVPAPPTGEVTVEGWLRQNNGAGGAAVRPSEGQIRAISSDALGQVMPYDLVDGYVNLQAEKPAPATALAAEPKPELGQGPHFFYALQWWFFALLATVGYFWFARAEAKERRNPTRLDGFADQPGKKPRQSNFPTPA, translated from the coding sequence GTGTATCGCTTCATGCTGAGCGCGCGGTGGATCGGCTTCGCGATCTTCGTGATCGTCCTCGCCGCCCTCTGCACCCGCCTCGGGTTCTGGCAGATGCACAAGCTCGAGCTGCGGCTCGACCGCAACGACATCATCACCCAGCACTTCTCCACCGATCCGGTCGACATCGACACGGCCATGCCGCCCGGTTCCGCGGTCGACAAGACCAACGAGTGGACGCGCGTCTCAGCGACCGGCACCTACGACGTCGACCAGCAGCTGACGGTCAAGTTCACGACCCGCGACGGGGCTCCCGGCGTCGACGTCGTGACGCCGCTGGTGCTCCCCTCCGGCGATGCGCTTCTCGTCGACCGCGGCTGGATGGAGACGCAGAACACCGTCAAGCGTCCCAAGGTGCCCGCCCCGCCGACCGGCGAGGTGACGGTCGAGGGATGGCTGCGTCAGAACAACGGTGCCGGCGGAGCCGCGGTGCGTCCGTCCGAGGGGCAGATCCGGGCCATCTCGAGCGACGCCCTGGGGCAGGTCATGCCGTACGACCTCGTCGACGGCTACGTCAACCTGCAGGCCGAGAAGCCCGCACCCGCGACGGCCCTCGCGGCAGAGCCGAAGCCCGAGCTGGGGCAGGGGCCGCACTTCTTCTACGCGCTGCAGTGGTGGTTCTTCGCCCTGCTGGCCACGGTCGGCTACTTCTGGTTCGCACGGGCCGAGGCCAAGGAGCGCCGCAACCCGACCCGCCTCGACGGATTCGCCGACCAGCCTGGCAAGAAGCCGCGGCAGTCGAACTTTCCGACGCCTGCCTGA
- a CDS encoding MFS transporter, with amino-acid sequence MTVTAPPTTSPTTARASGFGLAVTAVVVMMVCASAPSPFYPVLQQQIGFSATTMTAIFAVYAVTLLLTLLVAGSLSDHVGRRPVISAGFIVLAGSMLAFWHADSVAVLIGARFVQGVAAGLLMSSLSAAVVDSEPASRPGSAATLNSVSPLGGLALGAIVAGALLDGTSSATAIVFGTLTALSVIVAGAIWLVPETSPRREGLLHSLIPRAGLPPAARVPFLRSAPALFAGWATGGLYLSLGAPLAGRELGAERHVEQGLVVAVLTGVGALTCYLARRRTPRELTIGGTTALATGTALTLVALAAGSYWGFIAAAVVAGVGFGASFMGIMRSITPLAAPHERGELFAAVFVVSYLAFGIPAVVAGIASSHIGLAETTYVYGGAVVVLSATAAVLRRFTTRD; translated from the coding sequence ATGACCGTCACCGCGCCACCGACGACGTCCCCGACGACCGCGCGCGCGTCCGGGTTCGGGCTTGCCGTCACCGCAGTCGTCGTGATGATGGTCTGCGCCAGCGCCCCGTCGCCCTTCTACCCCGTGCTGCAGCAGCAAATCGGGTTCTCGGCGACGACCATGACCGCGATCTTCGCGGTGTACGCCGTCACGCTGCTGCTGACGTTGCTGGTCGCCGGTTCGCTCTCCGACCATGTCGGACGACGCCCCGTCATCTCGGCAGGATTCATCGTGCTGGCCGGCAGCATGCTCGCGTTCTGGCACGCCGACAGCGTCGCGGTGCTGATCGGCGCACGCTTCGTGCAAGGCGTCGCGGCCGGGCTCCTGATGTCGTCGCTGTCGGCCGCCGTCGTCGACAGCGAGCCGGCGAGCCGGCCGGGCTCGGCGGCGACGCTCAACAGCGTCAGTCCACTGGGCGGCCTGGCACTGGGCGCCATCGTGGCCGGTGCCCTGCTGGACGGCACCTCGTCTGCCACGGCGATCGTGTTCGGCACCCTGACTGCCCTGTCCGTGATCGTCGCGGGTGCCATCTGGCTGGTGCCCGAGACGTCGCCGCGCCGCGAGGGCCTGCTGCACTCACTGATCCCCCGTGCCGGCCTGCCTCCTGCCGCCCGGGTCCCGTTCCTGCGCAGCGCCCCTGCCTTGTTCGCGGGCTGGGCGACCGGCGGGCTCTACCTGTCCTTGGGTGCGCCTCTGGCGGGCCGTGAGCTGGGTGCCGAGCGGCACGTCGAGCAGGGTCTCGTCGTCGCCGTGCTGACGGGCGTCGGAGCGCTGACCTGCTACCTGGCGCGACGCCGTACCCCGCGCGAGCTCACGATCGGCGGCACCACCGCCCTGGCGACCGGCACCGCGTTGACCCTCGTCGCTCTCGCGGCAGGCTCCTACTGGGGCTTCATCGCGGCGGCCGTCGTGGCCGGCGTGGGCTTCGGCGCGTCGTTCATGGGCATCATGCGATCCATCACCCCGCTCGCAGCGCCCCATGAGCGAGGCGAGCTGTTCGCCGCGGTGTTCGTCGTGAGCTACCTGGCCTTCGGCATCCCGGCCGTCGTGGCCGGTATCGCGTCGAGCCACATCGGACTGGCCGAGACGACGTACGTCTACGGAGGTGCCGTCGTCGTCCTGTCAGCCACTGCGGCTGTGCTGCGGAGATTCACGACGCGTGACTGA
- the moaA gene encoding GTP 3',8-cyclase MoaA — protein sequence MDLIDRHGRVATDLRVSLTDRCNLRCQYCMPAEGLDWLPTEATLTDDELNRLIRIGVEMLGIRDVRFTGGEPLLRRSLPALVAATKALPSGPRTAMTSNGLGLKHTARALAEAGLDRVNISLDTTDPATFEKITRRNRLHDVIDGLAAAHDAGLRPVKVNAVLLRGINDGEAPDLLRWCMARGYELRFIEQMPLDAQHGWNREAMVTADETLALLGEHFDLTGLDGRGSAPAEKFRIDGGPHTVGIIGSVTKPFCGDCNRVRLTADGQIMNCLFAREESDLRTPMRAGATDEEIADRWIAAMMTKLPGHGIDDPTFLQSDRPMSAIGG from the coding sequence ATGGACCTCATCGATCGGCACGGCCGTGTGGCCACGGATCTCCGGGTCTCGCTGACCGACCGGTGCAACCTGCGCTGCCAGTACTGCATGCCCGCCGAGGGCCTCGACTGGCTGCCCACCGAGGCGACGCTCACCGACGACGAGCTCAACCGGCTGATCCGCATCGGCGTCGAGATGCTGGGCATCCGCGACGTCAGGTTCACGGGTGGGGAGCCGCTGCTGCGGCGCAGCCTGCCGGCGCTGGTCGCGGCCACGAAGGCGCTTCCGTCGGGTCCGCGCACCGCGATGACGTCCAACGGGCTGGGGCTCAAGCACACCGCGAGGGCGCTGGCCGAGGCCGGCCTCGACCGGGTCAACATCAGCCTCGACACCACCGATCCGGCGACGTTCGAGAAGATCACCCGCCGCAACCGCCTGCACGACGTCATCGACGGCCTGGCCGCCGCCCACGACGCAGGCCTGCGCCCCGTCAAGGTCAATGCGGTGCTGCTGCGCGGCATCAACGACGGCGAGGCACCCGACCTGCTGCGCTGGTGCATGGCGCGCGGCTACGAGCTGCGGTTCATCGAGCAGATGCCGCTCGACGCGCAGCACGGCTGGAACCGCGAGGCCATGGTCACCGCCGACGAGACGCTGGCGCTGCTGGGCGAGCACTTCGACCTCACAGGTCTCGACGGACGCGGGTCGGCCCCGGCCGAGAAGTTCCGGATCGATGGCGGTCCGCACACCGTCGGCATCATCGGCTCGGTCACCAAGCCGTTCTGCGGTGATTGCAACCGGGTGCGGCTGACGGCCGACGGGCAGATCATGAACTGCCTGTTCGCCCGTGAGGAGTCCGATCTCCGAACGCCGATGCGTGCCGGCGCCACTGACGAGGAGATCGCCGATCGCTGGATCGCGGCGATGATGACCAAGCTGCCCGGCCACGGCATCGACGACCCGACGTTCCTGCAGTCCGACCGGCCCATGTCGGCCATCGGCGGCTAG
- the serB gene encoding phosphoserine phosphatase SerB has protein sequence MTEPVPTVHFTDPTVLVTLMGPDQSGVTTRLFGDLAPTGVEVIDVEQLVVRGRLILSALVTHPDDLDLLERTVHAVGEHFGLEVTVEHGTGDNRARRVGRAQVVVLGSPLRPAAMAALAQGIKDDGGNIDRIVRMARYPVTAIRMEVSGADPDRLQADLAAIAHEQGVDVAVQENGILRHAQRLVVMDVDSTLIQGEVIEMIAAHAGCEAEVARITESAMRGELDFGESLTARVALLEGVDASALDAVYESLQYAKGARTMIRTLKRLGYRFALVSGGFTHIIEKIAAELDIDYFAANELEVVDGRLTGRVVGPVVDRAGKAEALRRFAAEARIPVKNTVAIGDGANDLDMLAASGLGIAFNAKPLVRDQAQTSVNVPYLDTIVYLLGITREEVEAADEADLTDI, from the coding sequence ATGACCGAGCCCGTGCCCACCGTGCACTTCACCGATCCGACCGTCCTGGTGACCCTCATGGGTCCCGACCAGAGCGGTGTCACGACGCGCCTGTTCGGCGATCTCGCGCCCACGGGCGTCGAGGTCATCGACGTCGAGCAGCTCGTGGTGCGCGGGCGGCTCATCCTCAGCGCCCTCGTGACGCATCCCGACGACCTCGACCTGCTGGAGCGCACGGTCCACGCCGTCGGCGAGCACTTCGGCCTCGAGGTGACGGTCGAGCACGGCACGGGCGACAACCGCGCGCGGCGGGTCGGACGCGCCCAGGTCGTCGTCCTCGGCTCTCCCCTGCGACCCGCGGCGATGGCCGCCCTAGCCCAGGGCATCAAGGACGACGGCGGCAACATCGACCGCATCGTGCGCATGGCCCGCTACCCCGTCACGGCGATCCGCATGGAGGTCTCGGGGGCCGACCCCGACCGGCTGCAGGCCGATCTCGCGGCCATCGCGCACGAGCAGGGCGTCGACGTCGCGGTGCAGGAGAACGGCATCCTGCGGCACGCGCAGCGCCTGGTCGTCATGGACGTCGACTCGACCCTCATCCAGGGCGAGGTCATCGAGATGATCGCGGCCCACGCCGGCTGCGAGGCCGAGGTCGCGCGCATCACGGAGTCGGCGATGCGCGGCGAGCTCGACTTCGGCGAGTCGCTGACCGCCCGCGTCGCGCTGCTCGAGGGCGTCGATGCGTCCGCGCTCGACGCCGTCTACGAGTCGCTGCAGTACGCCAAGGGCGCGCGCACCATGATCCGCACGCTCAAGCGCCTGGGCTACCGGTTCGCGCTGGTCAGCGGCGGGTTCACCCACATCATCGAGAAGATCGCCGCCGAGCTCGACATCGACTACTTCGCGGCCAACGAGCTCGAGGTCGTCGACGGACGCCTCACGGGCCGTGTCGTCGGGCCCGTCGTCGACCGTGCCGGCAAGGCCGAGGCGCTGCGACGGTTCGCCGCCGAGGCGCGCATCCCCGTCAAGAACACCGTCGCGATCGGCGACGGCGCCAACGACCTCGACATGCTCGCGGCCTCCGGGCTCGGCATCGCGTTCAACGCCAAGCCCCTGGTGCGCGACCAGGCGCAGACCTCGGTCAACGTGCCCTACCTCGACACGATCGTCTACCTGCTCGGCATCACCCGCGAGGAGGTCGAGGCGGCCGACGAGGCCGACCTCACCGACATCTAG
- a CDS encoding DUF3099 domain-containing protein: MPESREPRKQQVFSITTAAESQTDDRMRREKRYAVSMLIRTLCFLGGVVLVMQPMPWAVAGWLMFVGAVFLPYAAVIFANAGVRKKGDGPSPFGPEPGRQIEATRTSGLDRG; the protein is encoded by the coding sequence GTGCCCGAGTCCCGCGAACCACGCAAGCAGCAGGTCTTCTCGATCACCACGGCGGCCGAGTCGCAGACCGACGACCGCATGCGGCGCGAGAAGCGTTATGCCGTCTCGATGCTCATCCGGACGCTGTGCTTCCTTGGCGGTGTCGTGCTCGTGATGCAGCCCATGCCGTGGGCCGTCGCGGGCTGGCTCATGTTCGTCGGCGCCGTGTTCCTGCCCTACGCAGCGGTCATCTTCGCCAACGCCGGCGTGCGCAAGAAGGGCGACGGGCCCTCGCCGTTCGGTCCCGAGCCCGGCAGGCAGATCGAGGCGACGCGCACCAGCGGGCTCGACCGTGGCTGA
- a CDS encoding ABC-F family ATP-binding cassette domain-containing protein has protein sequence MLTVSNVELRFGARVLMSDVSFRVDKGDKVGLVGRNGAGKTTLTRMLSGDGQPAQGSITSTGKIGYLPQDPKSGDLATTARDRILGARGLDEALTAMRKAEIDMGSPDPAIAEKAMKAYTRADTLFGAGGGYAAESEAATISHALGLPDRVLEQPLSTLSGGQRRRIELARILFSDADTLLLDEPTNHLDADSVTWLRGFLKSFSGGIVIISHDVDLIEETVNKVLYLDANRATIDIYNMGWASYVKQREADEARRKRERALAVKKADALTSQANKFRAKASKASTAQQMLRRAEQLVSGLEGERVQDKVANIKFPKPAPCGKTPLMAEGLSKSYGSLEIFLDVDLAIDKGSRVVILGLNGAGKTTLLRMLAGTLKQDSGEVIPGHGLKIGYFAQEHETLDTSRTVLENMQAQAPQLTDTEARSVLGSFLFSGDDTSKPAGVLSGGEKTRLALASLIVSSANVLLLDEPTNNLDPASREEVLRAIRNYEGAIVLVSHDEGAVRALEPDRVLLLPDGDEDLWSEDYLDLVTLA, from the coding sequence ATGCTCACCGTCTCCAATGTGGAGCTGCGCTTCGGCGCGCGCGTCCTGATGTCCGATGTCTCGTTCCGCGTCGACAAGGGCGACAAGGTCGGTCTCGTCGGCCGCAACGGTGCCGGCAAGACGACGCTCACCCGCATGCTGTCGGGTGACGGTCAGCCCGCGCAGGGCTCGATCACGTCGACCGGCAAGATCGGCTACCTGCCGCAGGACCCCAAGTCGGGCGACCTCGCGACGACGGCCCGTGACCGCATCCTCGGCGCACGCGGTCTCGACGAGGCGCTCACCGCGATGCGCAAGGCCGAGATCGACATGGGCTCGCCCGATCCGGCGATCGCCGAGAAGGCCATGAAGGCGTACACCCGCGCCGACACGCTGTTCGGTGCAGGCGGCGGCTACGCGGCCGAGTCTGAGGCCGCGACGATCTCGCACGCGCTCGGCCTGCCCGACCGCGTGCTCGAGCAGCCGCTGTCGACGCTGTCGGGTGGTCAGCGCCGTCGCATCGAGCTGGCACGCATCCTGTTCTCGGACGCCGACACGCTGCTGCTCGACGAGCCCACCAACCACCTCGACGCCGACTCGGTGACGTGGCTGCGCGGCTTCCTGAAGTCGTTCAGCGGCGGCATCGTGATCATCAGCCACGACGTCGACCTGATCGAGGAGACCGTCAACAAGGTCCTCTACCTCGACGCCAACCGCGCCACGATCGACATCTACAACATGGGCTGGGCGTCGTACGTCAAGCAGCGTGAGGCCGACGAGGCACGCCGCAAGCGCGAACGCGCTCTGGCCGTCAAGAAGGCCGATGCGCTGACGTCGCAGGCCAACAAGTTCCGCGCGAAGGCCTCGAAGGCCTCGACCGCCCAGCAGATGCTGCGCCGCGCCGAGCAGCTCGTCTCGGGTCTCGAGGGTGAGCGGGTGCAGGACAAGGTCGCCAACATCAAGTTCCCGAAGCCGGCGCCCTGTGGCAAGACGCCGCTCATGGCGGAGGGCCTGTCCAAGTCGTACGGTTCGCTCGAGATCTTCCTCGACGTCGACCTGGCGATCGACAAGGGCAGCCGCGTCGTGATCCTGGGCCTCAACGGCGCGGGCAAGACGACGCTGCTGCGGATGCTGGCCGGCACGCTCAAGCAGGACAGCGGCGAGGTCATCCCGGGGCACGGCCTCAAGATCGGCTACTTCGCCCAGGAGCACGAGACGCTCGACACCTCGCGCACCGTCCTCGAGAACATGCAGGCGCAGGCACCCCAGCTGACCGACACCGAGGCACGCAGCGTCCTGGGCTCGTTCCTGTTCAGCGGTGACGACACGTCGAAGCCGGCCGGCGTGCTCTCCGGTGGTGAGAAGACCCGGCTCGCCCTGGCCAGCCTCATCGTCTCGAGCGCCAACGTGCTGCTGCTCGACGAGCCCACCAACAACCTCGACCCTGCCTCCCGCGAGGAGGTGCTGCGCGCCATCCGCAACTACGAGGGCGCGATCGTGCTCGTCTCGCACGACGAGGGTGCCGTGCGCGCGCTCGAGCCCGACCGGGTGCTGCTGCTGCCCGACGGCGACGAGGACCTGTGGTCCGAGGACTATCTCGACCTCGTGACCCTGGCCTGA
- a CDS encoding metal-sulfur cluster assembly factor — MTTDHSDLPEVSTAPAGATTKEDVIEAMKDVVDPELGINVVDLGLVYGADVDEHSNTVLSMTLTSAACPLTDVIEDQTRAALDGIVNDFRIEWVWMPPWGPDKITDDGREMLRALGFNIG, encoded by the coding sequence ATGACCACCGATCACTCTGACCTCCCCGAGGTCAGCACGGCACCGGCCGGCGCGACGACCAAGGAAGACGTCATCGAGGCCATGAAGGACGTCGTCGACCCCGAGCTCGGCATCAACGTCGTCGACCTCGGCCTGGTCTACGGCGCCGACGTCGATGAGCACAGCAACACGGTGCTCTCCATGACGCTGACCTCCGCGGCCTGCCCGCTGACCGACGTCATCGAGGACCAGACCCGCGCGGCGCTCGACGGCATCGTCAACGACTTCCGGATCGAGTGGGTCTGGATGCCGCCGTGGGGCCCCGACAAGATCACCGACGACGGCCGCGAGATGCTGCGAGCCCTCGGCTTCAACATCGGCTGA
- a CDS encoding acetone carboxylase: MAEAEAEPLICSSKGCTDAAVHQVVWNNPKLHTPDRRKIWLACGDHEETLRRFLDARDFYRETVPLDA, encoded by the coding sequence GTGGCTGAGGCTGAGGCTGAGCCCCTGATCTGCTCGTCCAAGGGCTGCACCGACGCCGCTGTCCATCAGGTCGTCTGGAACAACCCCAAGCTGCACACGCCCGACCGGCGCAAGATCTGGTTGGCGTGCGGCGACCACGAGGAGACGCTGCGTCGTTTCTTGGACGCGCGCGACTTCTACCGCGAGACGGTCCCGCTCGACGCGTGA
- a CDS encoding ABC transporter ATP-binding protein, producing MPAAFELSKVSVVRPGKTLLDDISWTVGDDERWVVLGPNGAGKTTLLQIVGAALHPTSGTVDILGDRLGQVAVAELRTRIGHTSTKVAERIPPAESVRDVVLSAAYGVTGRWREEYDDEDEVRTDQTLGEWGIAALAGRTFGTLSEGERKRVLIARALMTDPELLLLDEPGAGLDLGAREDLLASLEALASSAGSPALVMVSHHVEEIPVGFTHVLMLRDGRAVAQGPIAQTLTAEHLSTTFAQPIQLDHDHGRYAARRAGYGRRAMRPADTGGNA from the coding sequence ATGCCTGCCGCTTTCGAGCTCTCGAAGGTCAGCGTGGTGCGCCCCGGCAAGACTCTTCTCGACGACATCAGCTGGACCGTCGGTGACGACGAGCGCTGGGTCGTCCTCGGGCCCAACGGTGCCGGCAAGACGACGCTCCTGCAGATCGTCGGTGCCGCACTGCACCCGACCTCCGGCACCGTCGACATCCTGGGCGACCGCCTCGGGCAGGTCGCGGTCGCCGAGCTGCGCACCCGCATCGGCCACACCAGCACCAAGGTTGCCGAGCGCATCCCGCCGGCCGAGTCCGTCCGCGACGTCGTCCTGTCGGCGGCCTACGGCGTGACGGGTCGCTGGCGAGAGGAGTACGACGACGAGGACGAGGTCCGCACCGACCAGACGCTGGGGGAGTGGGGCATCGCCGCACTCGCCGGGCGCACGTTCGGCACGCTGTCGGAGGGCGAGCGCAAGCGGGTGCTGATCGCCCGTGCCCTCATGACCGATCCCGAGCTGCTGCTGCTCGACGAGCCCGGGGCGGGCCTCGACCTGGGTGCCCGCGAGGACCTGCTGGCCAGCCTCGAGGCGCTCGCCAGCTCTGCGGGTTCACCCGCGCTCGTCATGGTGTCTCACCACGTCGAGGAGATCCCGGTCGGCTTCACGCACGTGCTGATGCTGCGGGACGGCAGGGCCGTCGCGCAGGGACCGATAGCCCAGACACTGACGGCCGAGCACCTGTCGACGACGTTCGCCCAGCCGATCCAGCTCGATCACGACCATGGACGCTATGCCGCACGTCGGGCAGGATACGGACGGCGGGCCATGCGGCCCGCCGACACGGGGGGGAACGCATGA
- a CDS encoding NfeD family protein, with protein sequence MTDWIRENAWATWLGVAVVLAVVEMLSLDLVLLMFAIGALAAAAAAGLGAPVFVTVPLFAIVSLLLLFLVRPSIVAKLHAGPTLQTGHVNLVGATAVVVEPVDERNGRIQLRGELWSARTTHDLAFDTGTEVLVTQIDGATAVVTSATTASPLSKES encoded by the coding sequence ATGACCGACTGGATCCGCGAGAACGCCTGGGCCACCTGGCTGGGGGTCGCCGTCGTGCTGGCCGTCGTCGAGATGCTGAGCCTCGACCTCGTGCTGCTGATGTTCGCGATCGGTGCGCTGGCCGCGGCTGCTGCCGCAGGCCTCGGCGCACCGGTGTTCGTCACCGTCCCGCTGTTCGCGATCGTCTCGCTGCTCCTGCTGTTCCTCGTGCGTCCGTCGATCGTCGCGAAGCTGCACGCCGGGCCGACCCTGCAGACCGGTCACGTCAACCTCGTCGGTGCGACCGCCGTCGTGGTCGAGCCGGTCGACGAGCGCAACGGACGCATCCAGCTGCGCGGCGAGCTGTGGTCGGCACGCACGACCCACGACCTCGCCTTCGACACCGGCACCGAGGTGCTGGTCACCCAGATCGACGGTGCCACCGCCGTCGTCACCTCAGCCACC
- a CDS encoding dodecin — MTDRTYRITEIVGTSPDGVTQAVDNGIKRASQTLRHLDWFEVTGIRGQITDSEVGHYQVTMKIGFRLEDDE; from the coding sequence ATGACTGACCGCACATACCGCATCACCGAGATCGTCGGCACCTCTCCGGACGGCGTCACGCAGGCCGTCGACAACGGGATCAAGCGCGCCTCGCAGACCCTGCGTCACCTCGACTGGTTCGAGGTCACGGGCATCCGTGGGCAGATCACCGACTCCGAGGTCGGCCACTACCAGGTCACGATGAAGATCGGCTTCCGCCTGGAGGACGACGAGTAG
- a CDS encoding ArsR/SmtB family transcription factor — MTTITRLPHPEVADVALTDVLFALSDPARLQIVRELAAGPLTMAECGVTNPDLPKSTKSHLMKVLREAGVVRNEPDGRRRVVSLRRDELDSRFPGLLDSVLGTD; from the coding sequence ATGACGACGATCACACGGCTCCCGCACCCCGAGGTGGCTGACGTGGCCCTCACCGATGTGCTGTTCGCGCTCAGCGACCCGGCGCGACTGCAGATCGTCCGCGAGCTGGCCGCCGGCCCGCTGACGATGGCTGAGTGCGGGGTGACGAATCCCGACCTGCCGAAGTCGACCAAGTCGCACCTCATGAAGGTGCTGCGGGAGGCCGGCGTCGTGCGCAACGAGCCCGACGGGCGGCGACGCGTCGTGAGCCTGCGCAGGGACGAGCTCGACTCGCGGTTCCCGGGGCTGCTCGACTCGGTGCTGGGGACGGACTAG
- a CDS encoding cysteine desulfurase produces the protein MTVVEGTTTDSASFDVARIREDFPILGRRLPGDLPLVYLDSANTSQKLRQVIEAIDEHYRLHNANVARAMHFLGAEASAAFELGRDKVAAFINAPSRDEVVYTKNASEALNLVARVLGDAGRVGAGDEIVITEMEHHSNIVPWQQLAQRSGASLRWFGVTDEGRLDLDDIDTLITERTKVVSLTWVSNMLGTINPVETVIAKAHSVGALVVIDASQAVPQFPVDVAALGADFVAFTGHKVVGPTGIGVLWGRYDLLAELPPFLGGGEMIETVTMQGSTYAPPPARFEAGTPPIAQSVGLGAAVDYLSAVGMENVAAHEQAITAYALGAMQEIDGLTIVGPKDAVMRGGAVSFTLDGVHPHDVSQLLDSRGIAVRAGHHCAKPAHLRFGVQSTTRASFYLYTTEQEIDALVEALHFTKAYFA, from the coding sequence GTGACCGTTGTCGAGGGGACCACGACCGACTCCGCGTCGTTCGACGTGGCACGGATCAGGGAGGACTTCCCGATCCTGGGCCGCCGTCTGCCCGGTGACCTGCCGCTGGTCTACCTCGACAGCGCCAACACCTCGCAGAAGCTGCGGCAGGTCATCGAGGCGATCGACGAGCACTACCGGCTGCACAACGCCAACGTGGCCCGTGCCATGCACTTCCTGGGTGCCGAGGCCAGCGCCGCGTTCGAGCTGGGACGCGACAAGGTCGCCGCGTTCATCAACGCGCCCAGCCGCGACGAGGTGGTGTACACCAAGAACGCCTCCGAGGCGCTCAACCTCGTGGCCCGCGTGCTGGGTGACGCGGGACGGGTCGGGGCCGGCGACGAGATCGTCATCACCGAGATGGAGCACCACTCCAACATCGTCCCGTGGCAGCAGCTGGCCCAGCGCTCCGGCGCGAGCCTGCGCTGGTTCGGCGTCACGGACGAGGGCCGGCTCGACCTCGACGACATCGACACGCTGATCACCGAGCGCACCAAGGTCGTCTCGCTGACCTGGGTGTCCAACATGCTGGGCACGATCAACCCGGTCGAGACCGTCATCGCCAAGGCGCACTCGGTCGGCGCGCTGGTCGTCATCGACGCCTCGCAGGCCGTGCCGCAGTTCCCGGTCGACGTCGCGGCGCTCGGTGCCGACTTCGTCGCGTTCACGGGCCACAAGGTCGTCGGGCCCACCGGCATCGGCGTGCTGTGGGGTCGCTACGACCTGCTGGCCGAGCTGCCCCCGTTCCTGGGTGGTGGCGAGATGATCGAGACCGTCACGATGCAGGGCTCGACGTACGCTCCTCCGCCGGCGCGCTTCGAGGCCGGCACGCCGCCGATCGCGCAGTCGGTCGGTCTCGGCGCGGCGGTCGACTACCTCAGCGCCGTCGGCATGGAGAACGTGGCCGCGCACGAGCAGGCCATCACGGCCTACGCGCTCGGCGCGATGCAGGAGATCGACGGTCTCACGATCGTCGGGCCGAAGGACGCCGTCATGCGCGGGGGAGCGGTGAGCTTCACGCTCGACGGCGTCCACCCGCACGACGTCTCGCAGCTGCTCGACTCGCGCGGCATCGCGGTGCGCGCCGGACACCACTGCGCCAAGCCGGCGCACCTGCGCTTCGGCGTGCAGTCGACGACCCGCGCGTCGTTCTACCTCTACACGACCGAGCAGGAAATCGATGCGCTGGTCGAGGCGTTGCACTTCACGAAGGCCTACTTCGCATGA
- the sufU gene encoding Fe-S cluster assembly sulfur transfer protein SufU codes for MNTAAMDALYQEIILDHYKHPHGAGLREPFEAEVHHVNPTCGDEVTLRVHLDGETVSDVSYDAQGCSISQASTSVLNDLIIGKSVTEGMAVLDSFTELMQGKGKVEPDEDVLEDGIAFAGVAQFPARIKCALLGWMAWKDAVSQALVTTDTTTSSTDSTSTGDTA; via the coding sequence ATGAACACCGCGGCCATGGATGCGCTCTACCAGGAGATCATCCTCGACCACTACAAGCACCCGCACGGTGCCGGACTGCGCGAGCCGTTCGAGGCCGAGGTGCACCACGTCAACCCGACGTGCGGCGACGAGGTCACGCTGCGCGTCCACCTCGACGGCGAGACCGTCAGCGACGTGTCGTACGACGCCCAGGGCTGCTCGATCAGCCAGGCCTCCACCTCGGTGCTCAACGACCTCATCATCGGCAAGAGCGTCACCGAGGGCATGGCCGTGCTCGACAGCTTCACCGAGCTGATGCAGGGCAAGGGCAAGGTCGAGCCCGACGAGGACGTTCTCGAGGACGGCATCGCCTTCGCCGGCGTCGCCCAGTTCCCGGCACGCATCAAGTGCGCGCTGCTGGGCTGGATGGCCTGGAAGGACGCCGTCTCGCAGGCGCTCGTCACCACCGACACCACGACCTCATCCACCGACTCAACGAGCACGGGAGACACCGCATGA